One window from the genome of Cyprinus carpio isolate SPL01 chromosome B1, ASM1834038v1, whole genome shotgun sequence encodes:
- the LOC109081302 gene encoding LOW QUALITY PROTEIN: uncharacterized threonine-rich GPI-anchored glycoprotein PJ4664.02-like (The sequence of the model RefSeq protein was modified relative to this genomic sequence to represent the inferred CDS: deleted 1 base in 1 codon), with protein sequence MSESEENTRLEDKWEQEVYVVVKRAGDLPVYIVRPERIFPEDLTAQKPHTLSQSRNRTDQVDIFEDEDTTDAELTILGSFAQFPMKFSVERVEWSPATKDLQLQSHLKPTYTEVEESWPKPLVKIQSMSSCERTTTITSTTMPTTSESTTIETTTTASSTLSTTTNDPTTSIASSTTSTTTNNPATSIAVTSESTSPVKLWSSGAINTLRHSRESQLNESVKVVNVTYENLVQQWSQASWVFNSSSPVPSEALVLSAISTLRSSRESQLNESVNVVNVTYEKISETSYAVVFTFNLVNISMPEDPERRNNTYLQVEDIVNNALNTLLNEPGKQVFKPKSSNFRSTSNKIDGRMDYTFQDGDAIQPVSFLNELHLPTTTTVLPGTTTGFSVTPYNLIFGSSVVTSKLLFNSSSPVPSGALVLSPINTLLNSRESQLNESVKVVNVTYEKISETSYAVVFTFNLVNISMPEDPERRNNTYLQVEDVVNNALNTLLNEPGKQVFKPKSSNFTSTSNQIHGRMDYTFQDGDAIQPVSFLNELHLPTTTTVLPGTTTGFSVTHSNLISGSALVRSKLVFNSSSPVPSEALVLSAINTLRNSRESQLNESVKVVNVTYEKISDTSYAVVFTFNLVNISMPEDPERRNNTYLQVEDVVNNALNTLLNEPGKQVFKPKSSNFTSTSNKIDGRMDYTFQDGDAIQPVSFLNELHLPTTTTVLPGTTTGFPVTPYKPHQWVTSKLLFNSSSPVPSEALVLGAINTLRHSRESQLNESVKVVNVTYEKISDTSYAVVFTFNLVNISMPEDPERRNNTYPQVEDVVNNALNILLNEPGKQVFKPKSSNFTSTSNQIDGRMDYTFQDGDAIQPVSFLNELHLPTTTTVLPGTTTVSLSGSAVVTSKLVFNSSSPVPSEALVLSAISTLVNSRESQLNESVKVVNVTYEKISETSYAVVFTFNLVNISMPEDPERRNNTYLQVEDVVNNALNTLLNEPGKQVFKPKSSNFTSTSNQIDGRMDYTFKDGDAIQPVSFLNELHLPTTTTVLPGTTTSFPVTPSNLISGSALVTSKLLFNSSSPVPSEALVLSAINTLRKSRESQLNESVKVVNVTYEKISDTSYAVVFTFNLVNISMPEDPECRNNTYPQVEDVVNNALNTLLNEPGKQVFKPKSSNFTSTSNQIDGRMDYTFQDGDAIQPVSFLNELHLPTTTTVLPGTTTGFSVTPSNLIFGSAVVTSKLLFNSSSPVPSEALVLSAINTLRNSREPQLNESVKVVNVTYEKISETSYAVVFTFNLVNISMPEDPERRNNTYPQVEDVINNALNTLLNEPGKQVFKPKSSNFTSTSNQIDGRMDYTFQDGDAIQPVSFLNELHLPTTTTVLPGTTTGYSVTPSNLISGSAVVTSKLLFNSSSPVPSGALVLSPINTLRNSREPQLNESVKVVNVTYEKISETSYAVVFTFNLVNISMPEDPECRNNTYLQVEDVINNMLNTLLNEPGKQVFKPKSSNFTSTSNQIDGRMDYTFQDGDAIQPVSFLNELHLPTTTTVLPGKKTSLTVTLSNLISGSLVVTSKLLFNSSSPVPSEALVLSAINTLRNSRESQLNESVKVVNVTYEKITATSYAVIFNFILSNISMSKDPKLRNGTYLQAQGVVNNALNSLLNEPGRTTLNPKSTNFISTSNQIDGRMEYTFQDRDAIQPVSFLNELRSPTVLTTASTLTTTPKIVLGRALIFIRLVFVTRGPLPNPDNVLAVANTLLKTRLTAKQDTTTQDLSDPVSFVNVTYTKINETAYALNFGFEISNITMSEKLELRNGTHLLIQDSVNTLLAKILLDNSSAPVIKFQAADFTGNSAVIQAKVEYVISPSDITQPSIFVQELLQLAEETTLTTTSPPILSRKAIITIRLEFITLGPRPSENSVLEVVKSMLAANLTTKLTARTVSVSDPVILTNVNYLGINDTAYALIFTFEISKVLLTELKRNETYQEIQNKINDLVIQILKDPSVNLLIPAHFKENSTVIEANVTYVFSQYASNTGAGFLVNTLFTVFTTPVPTTMSTTISNNSTNAAWVVAIIVPCAIIIGLVPCWILLCCLLCGCCAAIRRRWHRRRSYNVQYTTRNSLF encoded by the exons AACAACATCAATAGCA tcatcaaccacatctacaacaacaaacaatccaGCAACATCAATAGctgtaacttcagaatccaca tccccagtgaAGCTCTGGTCCTCAGGCGCTATCAACACTCTCCGTCATTCCAGAGAGTCAcagctgaatgaatcagtgaaggtGGTGAATGTCACCTATGAGA ATCTGGTTCAGCAGTGGTCACAAGCAAGCTGGGTGTTCaactcctcatctccagtccccagtgaAGCTCTGGTCCTCAGTGCTATCAGCACTCTCCGTAGTTCCAGAGAGTCAcagctgaatgaatcagtgaacgTGGTGAATGTCACCTATGAGA aaatctcagaaacctcttatgctgtggtctttacatttaatttggttAACATCAGCATGCCAGAGGACCCTGAGCGCAGAAACAATACATACCTGCAAGTGGAGGATATCGTCAATAATGcg CTGAacactcttctgaatgaacctggCAAGCAAGTTTTCAAACCAAAGTCCTCCAACTT TAGGAGCACTTCAAATAAGATTGATGGCAGGATGGACTACACCTTCCAGGATGGAGATGCCATACAACCAGTCAGCTTCCTAAATGAGCTTCATCTTCCAACTACTACAACAGTGCTTCCAGGAACAACAACCGGTTTCTCTGTGACTCCTTATAACCTCAT ATTTGGTTCATCAGTGGTCACAAGCAAGCTGCTGTTCaactcctcatctccagtccCCAGTGGAGCTCTGGTCCTCAGCCCTATCAACACTCTCCTTAATTCCAGAGAGTCAcagctgaatgaatcagtgaaggtGGTGAATGTCACCTATGAGA aaatctcagaaacctcttatgctgtggtctttacatttaatttggttAACATCAGCATGCCAGAGGACCCTGAGCGCAGAAACAATACATACCTGCAAGTGGAGGATGTCGTCAATAATGCg CTGAacactcttctgaatgaacctggCAAGCAAGTTTTCAAACCAAAGTCCTCCAACTTCAC GAGCACTTCAAATCAGATTCATGGCAGGATGGACTACACCTTCCAGGATGGAGATGCCATACAACCAGTTAGCTTCCTAAATGAGCTTCATCTTCCAACTACTACAACAGTGCTTCCAGGAACAACAACCGGTTTCTCTGTGACTCATTCAAACCTCAT ATCTGGTTCAGCACTGGTCAGAAGCAAGCTGGTGTTCaactcctcatctccagtccccagtgaAGCTCTGGTCCTCAGCGCTATCAACACTCTCCGTAATTCCAGAGAGTCAcagctgaatgaatcagtgaaggtGGTGAATGTCACCTATGAGA AAATCTCAGACACCTCTTATGCTGTggtctttacatttaatttggttAACATCAGCATGCCAGAGGACCCTGAGCGCAGAAACAATACATACCTGCAAGTGGAGGATGTCGTCAATAATGCg ctgaacactcttctgaatgaacctggCAAGCAAGTTTTCAAACCAAAGTCCTCCAACTTCAC GAGCACTTCAAATAAGATTGATGGCAGGATGGACTACACCTTCCAGGATGGAGATGCCATACAACCAGTCAGCTTCCTAAATGAGCTTCATCTTCCAACTACTACAACAGTGCTTCCAGGAACAACAACCGGTTTCCCTGTGACTCCTTATAAACCTCAT CAGTGGGTCACAAGCAAGCTGCTGTTCaactcctcatctccagtccccagtgaAGCTCTGGTCCTCGGCGCTATCAACACTCTCCGTCATTCCAGAGAGTCAcagctgaatgaatcagtgaaggtGGTGAATGTCACCTATGAGA AAATCTCAGACACCTCTTATGCTGTggtctttacatttaatttggttAACATCAGCATGCCAGAGGACCCTGAGCGCAGAAACAATACATACCCGCAAGTGGAGGATGTCGTCAATAATGCg ctgaACATTCTTCTGAATGAACCTGGCAAGCAAGTTTTCAAACCAAAGTCCTCCAACTTCAC GAGCACTTCAAATCAGATTGATGGCAGGATGGACTACACCTTCCAGGATGGAGATGCCATACAACCAGTCAGCTTCCTAAATGAGCTTCATCTTCCAACTACTACAACAGTGCTTCCAGGAACAACAACCGTTTCTCT ATCTGGTTCAGCAGTGGTCACAAGCAAGCTGGTGTTCaactcctcatctccagtccccagtgaAGCTCTGGTCCTCAGTGCTATCAGCACTCTC GTAAATTCCAGAGAGTCAcagctgaatgaatcagtgaaggtGGTGAATGTCACCTATGAGA aaatctcagaaacctcttatgctgtggtctttacatttaatttggttAACATCAGCATGCCAGAGGACCCTGAGCGCAGAAACAATACATACCTGCAAGTGGAGGATGTCGTCAATAATGCg ctgaacactcttctgaatgaacctggCAAGCAAGTTTTCAAACCAAAGTCCTCCAACTTCAC GAGCACTTCAAATCAGATTGATGGCAGGATGGACTACACCTTCAAGGATGGAGATGCCATACAACCAGTCAGCTTCCTAAATGAGCTTCATCTTCCAACTACTACAACAGTGCTTCCAGGAACAACAACCAGTTTCCCTGTGACTCCTTCAAACCTCAT ATCTGGTTCAGCACTGGTCACAAGCAAGCTGCTGTTCaactcctcatctccagtccccagtgaAGCTCTGGTCCTCAGCGCTATCAACACTCTCCGTAAATCCAGAGAGTCAcagctgaatgaatcagtgaaggtGGTGAATGTCACCTATGAGA AAATCTCAGACACCTCTTATGCTGTggtctttacatttaatttggttAACATCAGCATGCCAGAGGACCCTGAGTGCAGAAACAATACATACCCGCAAGTGGAGGATGTCGTCAATAATGCg ctgaacactcttctgaatgaacctggCAAGCAAGTTTTCAAACCAAAGTCCTCCAACTTCAC GAGCACTTCAAATCAGATTGATGGCAGGATGGACTACACCTTCCAGGATGGAGATGCCATACAACCAGTCAGCTTCCTAAATGAGCTTCATCTTCCAACTACTACAACAGTGCTTCCAGGAACAACAACCGGTTTCTCTGTGACTCCTTCAAACCTCAT ATTTGGTTCAGCAGTGGTCACAAGCAAGCTGCTGTTCaactcctcatctccagtccccagtgaAGCTCTGGTCCTCAGCGCTATCAACACTCTCCGTAATTCCAGAGAACCAcagctgaatgaatcagtgaaggtGGTGAATGTCACCTATGAGA AAATCTCAGAAACCTCTTATGCTGTGGTCTTTACCTTTAATTTGGTTAACATCAGCATGCCAGAGGACCCTGAGCGCAGAAACAATACATACCCGCAAGTGGAGGATGTCATCAATAATGcg CTGAacactcttctgaatgaacctggCAAGCAAGTTTTCAAACCAAAGTCCTCCAACTTCAC GAGCACTTCAAATCAGATTGATGGCAGGATGGACTACACCTTCCAGGATGGAGATGCCATACAACCAGTCAGCTTCCTAAATGAGCTTCATCTTCCAACTACTACAACAGTGCTTCCAGGAACAACAACCGGTTACTCTGTGACTCCTTCAAACCTCAT ATCTGGTTCAGCAGTGGTCACAAGCAAGCTGCTGTTCaactcctcatctccagtccCCAGTGGAGCTCTGGTCCTCAGCCCTATCAACACTCTCCGTAATTCCAGAGAACCAcagctgaatgaatcagtgaaggtGGTGAATGTCACTTATGAGA AAATCTCAGAAACCTCTTATGCTGTGGTCTTTACCTTTAATTTGGTTAACATCAGCATGCCAGAGGACCCTGAGTGCAGAAACAATACATACCTGCAAGTGGAGGATGTCATCAATAATatg CTGAacactcttctgaatgaacctggCAAGCAAGTTTTCAAACCAAAGTCCTCCAACTTCAC GAGCACTTCAAATCAGATTGATGGCAGGATGGACTACACCTTCCAGGATGGAGATGCCATACAACCAGTCAGCTTCCTAAATGAGCTTCATCTTCCAACTACTACAACAGTGCTTCCAGGAAAAAAAACCAGTTTAACTGTGACTCTTTCAAACCTCAT ATCTGGTTCATTAGTGGTCACAAGCAAGCTGCTGTTCaactcctcatctccagtccccagtgaAGCTCTGGTCCTCAGCGCTATCAACACTCTCCGTAATTCCAGAGAGTCACAGCTGAATGAATCTGTGAAGGTGGTGAATGTCACCTATGAGA AAATCACGGCAACCTCCTATGCTGtcatctttaattttattttgagtaatatCAGCATGTCAAAAGATCCTAAACTAAGAAATGGTACTTACCTTCAAGCTCAGGGTGTCGTCAATAATGCG CTGAATAGTCTTCTGAATGAACCTGGCAGAACAACTTTAAATCCCAAGTCGACCAACTTCAT AAGCACATCAAACCAGATTGATGGCAGGATGGAATACACCTTCCAAGATAGAGATGCCATACAACCAGTCAGCTTCCTAAATGAGCTTCGTTCACCAACAG TCTTAACAACAGCCAGTACTCTGACAACTACTCCAAAGATAGT GCTTGGCAGAGCACTTATATTCATTCGCCTCGTGTTTGTCACACGGGGCCCCCTGCCAAATCCAGATAATGTTCTTGCAGTGGCTAACACTCTGCTGAAAACACGTCTCACAGCTAAACAAGACACCACAACACAAGACCTGAGTGATCCTGTGAGCTTTGTCAATGTCACATACACAA aaataaacgAGACAGCCTATGCTCTCAACTTTGGATTTGAAATCAGCAATATAACCATGTCTGAGAAACTTGAACTCAGGAATGGTACCCACCTGTTAATACAAGACTCCGTAAACACATTG CTGGCCAAGATCCTCCTCGATAACTCCTCAGCTCCTGTCATTAAGTTCCAAGCAGCTGATTTCAC GGGTAATTCCGCTGTGATTCAGGCCAAAGTAGAGTATGTTATCTCACCAAGTGACATCACGCAACCCAGCATATTTGTTCAGGAACTTCTCCAACTCGCCGAAG AGACCACTCTGACAACAACTTCACCACCAATCTT gagTAGGAAGGCAATTATTACGATTCGTCTCGAGTTTATCACACTGGGCCCAAGACCAAGTGAGAATAGTGTTCTAGAGGTGGTTAAATCTATGCTGGCCGCAAATCTCACAACTAAACTAACTGCCAGAACAGTAAGCGTGAGTGATCCTGTGATCTTGACAAATGTCAACTATTTAG gaattaatgaCACTGCCTACGCGCTCATCTTTACATTTGAAATCAGCAAAGTATTACTGACAGAGTTAAAAAGGAATGAAACCTATCAAGAAATCCAAAATAAGATAAATGACTTG GTGATCCAGATCCTAAAGGACCCCTCAGTTAATCTGCTCATTCCAGCCCATTTCAA GGAAAATTCCACTGTGATAGAGGCCAATGTTACGTATGTTTTCTCACAATATGCCAGCAACACGGGTGCCGGTTTCTTGGTCAATACCCTTTTCACAGTTTTTACCACACCAGTTCCAACCACCATGAGCACTACAATCTCAAACAACAGTACAAACGCAGCATGGGTTGTGGCTATCATTGTCCCCTGTGCTATTATCATCGGGCTCGTACCTTGCTGGATTCTCCTTTGT tgtttgctgtgtggttgctgtgCAGCAATCAGGAGACGATGGCACAGAAGACGGTCATACAATGTACAGTACACAACTCGAAACAGCCTCTTCTAG